From Coturnix japonica isolate 7356 chromosome 1, Coturnix japonica 2.1, whole genome shotgun sequence, the proteins below share one genomic window:
- the LOC107319244 gene encoding LOW QUALITY PROTEIN: uncharacterized protein LOC107319244 (The sequence of the model RefSeq protein was modified relative to this genomic sequence to represent the inferred CDS: deleted 1 base in 1 codon), whose protein sequence is MSSLFLILSCLGAAVFLSVAFPGGADDDKIVGGYTCPKQSVPYQVSLNSGYHFCGGSLINSQWVLSAAHCYKSRIQVRLGEYNIDVQEDSEVVRRASAIIRHPKYNSETLNNDIMLIKLASAVEFSADVQPIALPSSCAKAGTECLISGWGNTVTNGCEYQYALQVDVCSLSCSTTTFMRAKACFTRLLSLFCLQGHHTALLLCLSVQCTSNFLLSLVLGPREKTHGVTTLPADPELLQCLKAPILTDQECQEAYPGDITSNMFCVGFLEGGKDSCQGDSGGPVVCNGELQGIVSWGYGCAQKGYPGVYTKVCNYIDWIQETIAAYDTQMASWLRHEFVGPLAPLVTELCQKQPIKLGIKPLALGVLAMWVYPGGLEAGKCDTHLQKGPEKIMEQIILGAVMDELKVNQGIRFSQHGFMNGKSYLTNHVLFYDKVDEDEEKAMEAVATETIVRRAKITQPSSLVLEEDENATLRCSQNDNHNYMYWYLQQPGKGLQLIYYSFGENQDYKGDVHTGYKAKRLNKEDFPLDIVSVKKNHSAVYFCASSLDTTLQSHLLSVHKLLLSSTLPQKGVALSTGCWNVGQLDLHRAKVAEELDQERPSRFHLIAEFLFSNQLLIRCHFTTILKLVIQIQTYNGPGVGYAIMQWPEDAFKSAGESVDLTCYQNMDMRAYMFWYQQLSRSSLKLIVSTAPWLQNSYEEGYSEAKFDVSRENKLSVMTIKNVTSKDAATYFCALFLSVAFPGGADDDKIVGGYTCPKQSVPYQVSLNSGYHFCGGSLINSQWVLSAAHCYKSRIQVRLGEYNIDVQEDSEVVRSASVIIRHPKYNAMTIDNDIMLIKLASAVEFSADIQPIALPSSCAKVGTECLISGWGNTVTNGYPELLQCLKAPILSDQECQEAYPGDITSNMICVGFLEGGKDSCQGDSGGPVACNGEVQGIVSWGYGCAQKGYPGVYTKVCNYIDWIQETIAAY, encoded by the exons tctttctttcagttgcTTTCCCTGGAGGTGCTGATGATGACAAGATTGTAGGAGGCTACACCTGCCCTAAGCAATCAGTTCCCTACCAGGTGTCCCTGAACTCTGGGTATCACTTCTGTGGAGGTTCCCTCATCAACAGCCAGTGGGTCTTGTCAGCTGCTCACTGCTATAAATC CCGTATACAAGTGAGGCTGGGAGAGTACAACATCGATGTGCAGGAAGACAGTGAAGTAGTCAGGAGAGCATCAGCCATCATTCGTCACCCTAAATACAATTCAGAAACCCTCAACAATGACATTATGTTGATCAAGTTGGCATCTGCGGTGGAATTCAGTGCTGATGTTCAACCCATagctctgcccagctcctgTGCCAAGGCGGGGACCGAGTGCCTGATTTCTGGGTGGGGAAACACAGTGACCAATGGCTGTGAGTATCAATATGCTCTGCAAGTAGATGTTTGTAGCCTCTCCTGCTCTACCACCACGTTCATGAGAGCCAAAGCATGTTTCACCCGACTTCTTTCCTTGTTCTGCCTGCAAGGTCATCACACTGCCCTGCTACTGTGCCTCAGTGTACAATGCACTTCAAATTTCCTCCT GTCCCTGGTACTGGGTCCCAGGGAAAAAACACATGGTGTCACTACTCTCCCGGCAGACCCTGAACTTCTCCAGTGCCTGAAAGCTCCAATTCTGACTGACCAAGAGTGCCAAGAGGCTTACCCAGGTGATATCACCAGCAACATGTTCTGTGTCGGTTTCCTGGAAGGCGGGAAAGACTCCTGCCAG GGTGACTCAGGTGGACCAGTTGTGTGCAATGGAGAATTGCAAGGAATTGTGTCCTGGGGATATGGATGTGCTCAGAAAGGTTATCCCGGAGTTTACACCAAGGTCTGCAATTACATTGACTGGATCCAGGAAACCATTGCAGCCTAC GATACCCAGATGGCCTCCTGGCTCA ggCATGAGTTTGTGGGTCCCCTTGCCCCACTAGTCACGGAACTGTGCCAAAAACAGCCCATAAAACTGGGTATAAAGCCCCTTGCACTTGGAG TCCTGGCTATGTGGGTATATCCCGGTGGACTGGAGGCTGGCAAATGTGAcacccatcttcaaaaagggccagagaagatcatggaacagataATCTTGGGAGCTGTCATGGATGAATTAAAGGTCAACCAGGGAATCAGGTtcagtcagcatgggtttatgaatggTAAATCCTATTTGACAAACCATGTTTTATTCTATGACAAGGtagatgaag atgaGGAGAAGGCCATGGAAGCTGTAGCTACAGAAACCATTGTACGCA gaGCTAAGATAACCCAACCCTCAAGTCTGGTGCTGGAAGAAGATGAGAATGCTACTCTGAGATGCAGTCAAAATGATAATCACAATTATATGTATTGGTATCTTCAGCAGCCAGGGAAGGGTCTGCAATTAATCTATTATTCATTTGGAGAAAATCAGGATTATAAGGGTGATGTTCACACTGGATACAAGGCTAAGCGGTTAAACAAAGAGGATTTTCCTTTAGATATCGTGTCTGTAAAGAAGAACCACTCAGCTGTCTATTTCTGTGCCTCCAGTTTGGACACAACACTTCAAAGTCACTTGCTTTCTGTACATAAACTCCTCCTCTCCAGTACCCTCCCTCAGAAGGGAGTAGCTCTCAGCACAGGATGCTGGAATGTAGGCCAGCTGGATCTTCATAGGGCAAAGGTTGCTGAGGAGCTGGACCAAGAGAGGCCAAGCAGGTTCCATTTAATTGCTGAATTCCTCTTTTCTAATCAGCTCTTGATCCGCTGTCACTTCACAACAATCCTGAAACTTGTTATTCAAATCCAGACATACAATG GCCCTGGAGTGGGATACGCCATCATGCAGTGGCCAGAAGATGCCTTCAAGAGCGCTGGGGAGAGTGTGGACCTCACCTGCTATCAGAATATGGATATGCGTGCCTATATGTTCTGGTACCAGCAGCTGTCAAGGAGTAGTCTGAAGTTAATAGTCAGCACTGCTCCATGGCTGCAGAATTCTTATGAGGAAGGTTACAGCGAAGCCAAGTTTGATGTAAGCAGAGAGAACAAACTCTCTGTTATGACTATCAAGAATGTGACATCCAAGGATGCTGCCACatacttctgtgct ctttttctttcagttgcttTCCCTGGAGGTGCTGATGATGACAAGATTGTAGGAGGCTACACCTGCCCTAAGCAATCAGTTCCCTACCAGGTGTCCCTGAACTCTGGGTATCACTTCTGTGGAGGTTCCCTCATCAACAGCCAGTGGGTCTTGTCAGCTGCTCACTGCTATAAATC CCGTATACAAGTGAGGCTGGGAGAGTACAACATCGATGTGCAGGAAGACAGTGAAGTAGTCAGGAGCGCATCAGTCATCATTCGTCACCCTAAATACAATGCAATGACCATCGATAATGACATTATGTTGATCAAGTTGGCATCTGCGGTGGAATTCAGTGCTGACATTCAACCCATagctctgcccagctcctgTGCCAAGGTGGGGACCGAGTGCCTGATTTCTGGGTGGGGAAACACAGTGACCAATGGCT ACCCTGAACTTCTCCAGTGCCTGAAAGCTCCAATTCTGAGTGACCAAGAGTGCCAAGAGGCTTACCCAGGTGATATCACCAGCAACATGATCTGTGTCGGTTTCCTGGAAGGTGGGAAAGACTCCTGCCAG GGTGACTCAGGTGGACCAGTTGCGTGCAATGGAGAAGTGCAAGGAATTGTGTCCTGGGGATATGGATGTGCTCAGAAAGGTTATCCCGGAGTTTACACCAAGGTCTGCAATTACATTGACTGGATCCAGGAAACCATTGCAGCTTACTGA
- the LOC107319229 gene encoding M1-specific T cell receptor beta chain-like codes for MSLTTACSLASEAAVRMRTVWCMVLYFFGARAKITQPSSLVLEEDENATLRCSQNDNHNYMYWYLQQPGKGLQLIYYSFGENQDYKGDVHTGYKAKRLNKEDFPLDIVSVKKNHSAVYFCASSLDTTLQSHLLSVHKLLLSSTLPQKGVALSTGCWNVGQLDLHRAKVAEELDQERPSRFHLIAEFLFSNQLLIRCHFTTILKLVIQIQTYNGTH; via the exons ATGTCCCTCACCACGGCATGCTCTCTAGCTTCTGAGGCAGCAGTGAGAATGCGGACAGTTTGGTGCATGGTCTTGTACTTCTTTGGAGCTA gaGCTAAGATAACCCAACCCTCAAGTCTGGTGCTGGAAGAAGATGAGAATGCTACTCTGAGATGCAGTCAAAATGATAATCACAATTATATGTATTGGTATCTTCAGCAGCCAGGGAAGGGTCTGCAATTAATCTATTATTCATTTGGAGAAAATCAGGATTATAAGGGTGATGTTCACACTGGATACAAGGCTAAGCGGTTAAACAAAGAGGATTTTCCTTTAGATATCGTGTCTGTAAAGAAGAACCACTCAGCTGTCTATTTCTGTGCCTCCAGTTTGGACACAACACTTCAAAGTCACTTGCTTTCTGTACATAAACTCCTCCTCTCCAGTACCCTCCCTCAGAAGGGAGTAGCTCTCAGCACAGGATGCTGGAATGTAGGCCAGCTGGATCTTCATAGGGCAAAGGTTGCTGAGGAGCTGGACCAAGAGAGGCCAAGCAGGTTCCATTTAATTGCTGAATTCCTCTTTTCTAATCAGCTCTTGATCCGCTGTCACTTCACAACAATCCTGAAACTTGTTATTCAAATCCAGACATACAATGGTACTCACTGA